TGGTTGTAATAATAGTGCTGCTAATCGTTATACCGAAGATGGTACAGATTCATGTGATATTCATTTATGAacctcagtttttttttttctttcaatcaatttattttgagtttatttatatttatttatttgacgcATAAcatcgaagaaaaaaaacaataacgaAAAAAAGCACAGAATGAAAAACTCGTCATAGAAACTAAATATTGTGTTCAAATATCTATTGTTTTAATTATCAGTAGTAAGGTTGGCGGCAGTTCTGACAAAAGTACCAGTaccagtggtagtagtagtcacagtagtagtactagtagtaccaCCAGTAGTAAACTACTGGTTTGTTGCAGGACGCGACTCACAAAGTGGAGAACCACGTCTTCCACATCTTCCGCTACTACAACTTTGGACGCATGAGGAGAAGCGCCGActacttcctgctgctgtccaACTCGCGGTACGTGACCCGCTGGTCGGTCGCCCTCAGCCTCCTCGTGGTCACCTCCGGCTACctgcagctcctcttcctccggaGGCTCTTCGTCACCCGGGCCGGCGGcgccgaggaggagaagccccgatgctgaggaggagaaaccCTGCggatgtctgtgtttgtgtgcttttgtgaTTTTCTTCAATAAAAGCCGTGGAGGACGCGGCCTGtgagttttctttcctttgggCCAATCAGAGGATGGGTGAGGGCGGGGCTAAATGTTCCTGCTGCCGAGTTAGTGGAAAAGGAGGtgctgtggttttatttctaTCCGCAAATCATTTTGTatcaatgtttgttttatgtgaAAATTTGGGGTGGATTGAGACTTTTCCTAAACAGATTTTGTGTTTTGACTGAACGAGAAAGTGAACATTTATGTGCAGTGATGTCGTCGCAAAGAGGATTTCTGCCTCCAGAACGCCTTCAAAACACATTACATGTTCACAACTTTTAACTGCTGCGGATTGATTCCTTTTTTCACATTGTTCAACGGAAAAAGTTTGTTAATTCAACTAAATCAAAAACATTAATATCTTGACATTAAATGGAGAGGTTGCTTTTAGACACAGTCCAGATCAAAAAGAATTATGCAAAAAGAATTATGAAAAGATAAGAAGATATGAAAAGATAAATAGAAATGTTGCCAATAGACTAGAGATACATTTTGCTCATTGACTAAATTAAAAGAGATAAAGATTAATGTTGCTAATTTAATAATCTTCTAGAGAAATTTTGTTAATAGAATAAAGGAAAGACGTGTGTTTTCACGTCATCGGGCGACTCGAGCTTGTGCTCGTGGTTAATCATTCTTTTCCAGCTGCTATCTCAGAATCaacagaggggtgggggggcgccgGTCGTCCTCCAGCACAGTGGACCTGCCGTCATGCTGCTGAAGGCTCTGCTCCTCGCGCTGAGCTCCCGGTGCGTCTTCGGCAGGAAGTCCGAGCCGATGCTGGACGAGTCCCACGCGGGACTCTTCAGGGGCTCCGACAAGTACGACTTCGCCCTGGTGGTCGGCGCCGCGGAGACGGAGTGCTTCTGGCACTTCGCCCACCAGAGTGGGAGCTTCTACCTGACCTACATGGTGAGTTCCACCCTGGGGGGGGCTCACCTGGTTTAGAGGGTCTGGGGGGGGATTCATGTTTGTTGCTGAAGCGCCGACGTTAGATGATTGCGCAACAAGGCCCGTTCCTGTGGGCCATTCGTCCTCCGGCTTATCTCGCTGACCTTCAGGGTCAGAGTGACCTCCAAACGTGTGATCGCTATCGCTGTgacatagaaaaaacaaaaactaaattaagAACATAAACACTCCTTAAACCAGTAAAAGGGGAAGGTCTGTAACCTTAGATCATATGAGTGCTGATTACCATGGAAGCATCACCAGAAAAGCGATTCAGGTAAACTattgattcattgattaatGGTGGTTTTTAAGTGTAGACGTTGACTTTGATGACGACGTAATTTAAACAGGAAACAGAATGTCAGACATCAGAACCCTCTCTGGCCACGTTTCCACGACGACgcagggtcacacacacacacacacactacccgcTGTCCTCTCACGCGCTCCGTAGACGTTTCTTGCTGTGTGACCTTCAGGTGCAGTGGGTCACGGGGATGGCCAACGATCAGCGGCTGTTTGTGACAGTGAGCTCGCCGCAGGGCGCCCTCGTGGCTTCAGAGAATGAGGCCTTCGGTCGGATGGGTTTTCAGACCGAGGTGACAGGTGGGTCCATCATAAACCCACATCATGAATCCAAGTACACATATAGATCTCTACATCTCATCTCTGATGTTACACCACTGTCCCCCGGGCAGGTTTTTACAGGCTTTGTCTCGGGAACCACAACAACCAGTTTGGAGGCATCAGGGTCTTTGTGAACTTCGGCGTCATCTACGACGGCTCTGAGGAGTTGAGGAGGGAAACAGAGCAAGGAGAGAGGGTCCTCAACAGCACTTTGGCCGACATTGAGGTGTTTGTTCTCGTTCGAGTCTCAGGTTGGACCTGACTGTGTTTAGCACAGTGAGGAGCTCCTGTGCATTCCACCTAAAGTGATGCATGTGAATATGTACATAAGTGAAGCTCTTCTACCTGTGGCCTTCTTTAATCATCATGGTGTCATCAGAGTTTGACTCCTTTATTATATTGCTGCCATCACCTCCTTTTTGCATGTTGGCATTAAACTAAACCACCTACCGTTCTGATTTAGGAGAGTGTGCAGAAGCTCCAGAATCACATCCTCCACACGTGGC
The DNA window shown above is from Gasterosteus aculeatus chromosome X, fGasAcu3.hap1.1, whole genome shotgun sequence and carries:
- the LOC120809333 gene encoding transmembrane emp24 domain-containing protein 6, whose protein sequence is MLLKALLLALSSRCVFGRKSEPMLDESHAGLFRGSDKYDFALVVGAAETECFWHFAHQSGSFYLTYMVQWVTGMANDQRLFVTVSSPQGALVASENEAFGRMGFQTEVTGFYRLCLGNHNNQFGGIRVFVNFGVIYDGSEELRRETEQGERVLNSTLADIEESVQKLQNHILHTWRHYIFARMRKGKDHYLLLSNLNYVTWWSATQSLLIVLSGYLQLFVLKRLFRTPADASRPRC